One window of Botrimarina mediterranea genomic DNA carries:
- a CDS encoding CpaF family protein codes for MLGINCVSAGRDDSTRDRHLQQLKERLHEQLISGVDYSVLRTVEPEVLREELRRGAAQLCAAHSDLLSQSERNRLIDELVDEALGLGPLEPLMHDPTISDILINGPRCVYVERRGQLELTPVKFRSLEHLIEIVQRIASRVGRRIDESSPMVDARLPDGSRLNAVFRPLALDGALVSIRRFSAKPFTVDDLVARGAATPPMLHFLAACVRARMNIVISGGTGSGKSTLLNTLSGFIPSAERIATIEDAAELRLQQPHVARMETRPPNLEGKGEITSRDLLRNALRMRPDRIIVGECRGAEAFDMLQAMNTGHDGGMSTIHANDARDSLTRLEMLIGMAAPELPMWFIHRQIASAIHLVVQVARLPSGERKVIQVSEVTGMHGETINMHDLFVYRQTGIDANGSPQGAFEACGIQPNCMDRFKALGIKVPRELFDRKAHAVDRLDYLGGL; via the coding sequence ATGTTGGGCATCAACTGCGTAAGCGCAGGCCGCGACGATTCGACCCGCGACCGCCACCTCCAGCAACTGAAGGAACGGTTGCACGAGCAGCTGATCAGCGGCGTCGACTACTCGGTGCTACGGACGGTTGAGCCGGAGGTGCTCCGCGAAGAGCTGCGGCGCGGCGCGGCCCAGCTGTGCGCCGCGCACTCGGACCTCCTCAGCCAATCGGAACGCAACAGGCTGATCGACGAGTTGGTGGACGAGGCCCTGGGCCTCGGTCCACTCGAACCGCTAATGCACGACCCAACGATCTCCGACATCCTCATCAACGGCCCGAGGTGCGTGTATGTCGAGCGCCGCGGTCAGCTGGAGCTGACCCCCGTCAAGTTCCGCAGCCTCGAACACCTCATCGAGATCGTCCAACGCATCGCCAGCCGCGTCGGACGGCGGATCGACGAGTCGAGCCCGATGGTGGACGCCCGCTTGCCCGACGGCAGCCGCCTCAACGCGGTGTTTAGGCCGTTGGCGCTGGACGGCGCCTTGGTTTCGATCCGGCGTTTCTCGGCGAAGCCGTTTACGGTTGATGACCTTGTCGCCCGCGGCGCCGCGACGCCGCCGATGCTGCATTTCCTAGCCGCGTGTGTGCGTGCGCGGATGAACATCGTCATCTCCGGCGGTACGGGCAGCGGCAAGTCCACGCTCTTGAACACCCTCTCCGGCTTCATCCCCAGCGCTGAGCGGATCGCGACGATCGAAGACGCCGCCGAGCTGCGACTGCAACAACCGCACGTCGCGCGGATGGAGACGCGGCCGCCGAACCTGGAGGGCAAAGGCGAGATTACGTCACGCGATCTGTTGAGGAACGCTCTGCGGATGCGGCCCGATCGGATCATCGTCGGCGAGTGCCGCGGCGCCGAGGCGTTCGACATGCTCCAGGCGATGAACACCGGCCACGACGGCGGCATGTCCACCATCCACGCCAACGACGCCCGTGACTCGCTCACCAGGCTCGAGATGCTCATCGGCATGGCGGCGCCCGAGTTGCCCATGTGGTTCATCCACCGACAGATCGCATCGGCTATCCATCTGGTGGTTCAGGTCGCACGCCTGCCTTCGGGAGAGCGCAAGGTCATCCAGGTCTCCGAAGTCACCGGCATGCACGGCGAGACGATCAACATGCACGACCTGTTCGTCTATCGCCAGACCGGCATCGACGCCAATGGCAGCCCCCAGGGCGCCTTCGAGGCCTGCGGCATCCAGCCCAACTGCATGGATCGCTTCAAGGCCTTGGGCATCAAGGTCCCGCGCGAACTCTTCGATCGCAAGGCCCACGCCGTCGATCGACTCGACTACCTCGGGGGCCTGTGA
- a CDS encoding type II secretion system F family protein — translation MISRAIKAGQTVPAALQIIADDFEKPIATEFALCYEQQNLGMSRESALRRLAARSGVMELQIFVVALLVQARSGGDLIELLDNLALMIRKRLKLGDRVRALTGEGRMQAMVLIVLPIAAFLGIVSMAPDYASCLLERPWLLCATAIAQVAGALWIRQIVNFDY, via the coding sequence ATGATCAGCCGCGCGATCAAGGCCGGCCAGACCGTCCCCGCCGCACTGCAGATCATCGCCGACGACTTCGAGAAGCCGATCGCGACGGAGTTCGCCCTCTGCTATGAGCAGCAGAACCTCGGCATGAGCCGCGAATCAGCGCTCCGCCGACTCGCGGCGCGGTCGGGCGTCATGGAGCTGCAGATCTTCGTCGTGGCTCTGCTTGTGCAAGCTCGGTCGGGCGGCGACCTCATCGAACTGCTCGACAACCTCGCGCTGATGATCCGCAAGAGGCTCAAGCTTGGCGACCGAGTCCGTGCTCTCACCGGTGAGGGCCGGATGCAAGCGATGGTGCTGATCGTCCTGCCGATCGCCGCCTTCCTTGGCATCGTGTCGATGGCGCCCGACTACGCCAGTTGCCTGCTCGAGCGCCCCTGGCTGCTCTGCGCGACGGCGATAGCGCAGGTCGCCGGCGCCTTGTGGATCCGGCAGATCGTGAACTTCGACTACTAA